From the genome of Deinococcus sp. AJ005, one region includes:
- a CDS encoding GMC family oxidoreductase — protein sequence MQSDHSPDGQASSAQQNYDYVVIGAGSGGCAVSARLQEGGAQVLLLEAGVPDETPEIHIPAAFPKLFKSPLDWNYETEAQEHLNGRKLYWPRGKMLGGSSSINAMIYIRGHRADYDGWAAAGNHGWGYDDVLPYFLRSEDFEDGASEYHNAGGPLHVENRRYTHEICDAITEGFKELGHPANDDFNGESMEGVGRFHVTQKGGARHSAAVAYLRPALASEGPGKLEARTGAHVTRILFEGKKAVGVEYLDGTEPQQVMAGKGVILAAGAITSPHLLMLSGVGERAQLEAAGVEVLHDLPGVGQNLQDHLFVPVVYDTETAGLKDATSDAQMTLYMSEQRGMLCSNVGETGGFMKTDASLPAPDLQFHNGAALFVDHGFAELDGYHYTLLPSLVAPRSRGRIRIASSDPQARPLIEPEYLSDPHDMDVLIAGVELARQVGDTEALSSYRLSEVMPGEAVTERADLENYIREQAMTVYHPVGTCKMGNDELAVVDDELRVRGLENLWIADASVMPVITRGNTNAPTIMIAEKAADLILGRAALPARAAETMAMAVSAD from the coding sequence ATGCAGAGCGATCACAGTCCAGACGGTCAGGCGAGTTCCGCCCAGCAGAATTACGACTACGTGGTGATCGGTGCGGGTTCGGGCGGCTGTGCCGTTTCCGCCCGTTTGCAGGAGGGTGGGGCGCAGGTGCTGCTGCTGGAAGCTGGTGTGCCGGACGAAACGCCTGAAATCCACATCCCCGCCGCCTTTCCCAAGCTGTTCAAGTCGCCGCTGGACTGGAACTACGAGACCGAGGCCCAGGAACACCTGAACGGGCGCAAGCTGTACTGGCCGCGCGGCAAGATGCTGGGCGGCAGCAGCAGCATCAACGCCATGATCTACATTCGCGGCCACCGCGCCGATTACGATGGCTGGGCGGCGGCGGGCAACCACGGTTGGGGCTACGACGACGTGCTGCCCTATTTCCTGCGCTCCGAGGATTTCGAGGATGGGGCCAGTGAATACCACAACGCAGGTGGCCCGCTGCACGTCGAGAACCGCCGCTACACCCACGAAATCTGCGACGCCATCACCGAGGGCTTCAAGGAACTGGGCCACCCTGCCAACGACGACTTCAACGGCGAGAGTATGGAAGGCGTGGGCCGTTTCCATGTGACCCAGAAGGGCGGCGCGCGGCACTCGGCGGCGGTGGCGTACCTGCGCCCGGCGTTGGCCAGCGAAGGCCCCGGCAAGCTAGAAGCCCGCACAGGCGCGCATGTGACCCGAATTCTCTTTGAGGGCAAGAAAGCCGTGGGCGTGGAATATCTGGACGGCACCGAACCCCAGCAGGTCATGGCCGGTAAAGGTGTCATTCTGGCGGCGGGCGCAATCACCAGCCCGCATTTGCTGATGCTGTCGGGCGTGGGCGAGCGGGCGCAACTGGAGGCAGCGGGCGTGGAAGTGCTGCACGATCTGCCGGGCGTGGGCCAGAACCTGCAAGACCACCTGTTCGTGCCCGTGGTTTACGATACCGAGACAGCGGGATTGAAGGACGCCACGAGCGACGCCCAGATGACCCTGTACATGTCTGAACAGCGCGGAATGCTGTGCAGCAACGTGGGCGAGACGGGCGGCTTCATGAAGACCGACGCGTCGCTGCCTGCCCCGGACCTGCAATTTCACAACGGTGCGGCGCTGTTCGTGGACCACGGTTTTGCCGAGCTGGACGGCTACCATTACACGCTGCTGCCCTCGCTGGTTGCGCCGCGCAGCCGGGGCCGGATTCGCATTGCCAGCAGCGATCCGCAGGCCCGCCCGCTGATCGAGCCGGAGTACCTCTCGGACCCGCACGACATGGACGTGTTGATTGCTGGGGTGGAACTGGCCCGGCAGGTGGGCGACACCGAAGCCCTGTCCAGCTACCGCCTGAGTGAAGTGATGCCCGGCGAGGCCGTCACCGAACGCGCCGATCTGGAAAATTACATCCGCGAGCAGGCCATGACTGTCTACCATCCTGTCGGCACCTGCAAGATGGGCAACGATGAACTGGCCGTGGTGGACGACGAATTGCGTGTCCGTGGTCTGGAGAATCTGTGGATCGCCGACGCCAGTGTGATGCC
- a CDS encoding 3-isopropylmalate dehydratase large subunit gives MGMTIAEKILAAHSGHDVLVPGQLIECKTDWVLCHEITTPAALRMLEERGMDRVFNPDQIVAIPDHSVPAMNIKAAQMYQKLKSWVKEKGIKHFYDVGRGGIAHVVLENTGLIKPGQTLVSGDSHTCNAGALGCFATGVGSTDLAGAIYAGRVWFKVPETMLIRVTGRTQPGVTPKDVVLEVIKRIGADGANYLVMEWVGEYIDNLDMEGRYTLTNMAIEAGGKTGIVAVDDTTRAYLQERGISPGDYTEYTSDADARYRVVVDVDASAVEPTVAYPNIPSNGRVAGSDKIAVTHAYVGSCTNGRIGDLRDVARILKGRKVAEGVQMIVVPATQLIWKQAASEGLLEIFVDAGASVSYPSCGACLGMHSGVLGPDDVCISSTNRNFVGRMGDPTAAIYLASPATVAASAVSGFISDPREYNDSIEAAD, from the coding sequence ATGGGAATGACGATTGCGGAAAAGATTCTGGCGGCCCACAGCGGCCATGACGTGCTGGTGCCCGGCCAACTGATCGAGTGCAAGACCGACTGGGTGCTGTGCCACGAGATCACCACGCCTGCCGCCCTGCGGATGCTGGAGGAGCGCGGCATGGACCGGGTCTTCAATCCCGATCAGATCGTGGCCATTCCCGATCACTCGGTCCCAGCCATGAACATCAAGGCCGCGCAGATGTACCAGAAGCTCAAGAGCTGGGTCAAGGAAAAGGGCATCAAGCACTTCTATGACGTGGGGCGCGGCGGGATTGCCCATGTGGTGCTGGAGAACACCGGTCTGATCAAGCCGGGGCAGACGCTGGTGTCCGGCGACTCCCATACCTGCAACGCCGGGGCGCTGGGCTGCTTTGCCACGGGCGTGGGCAGCACCGATCTGGCCGGGGCCATCTACGCGGGCCGCGTGTGGTTCAAGGTCCCCGAGACCATGCTGATCCGGGTCACGGGCCGGACGCAACCGGGCGTGACGCCCAAAGACGTGGTGCTGGAAGTCATCAAGCGCATCGGGGCGGACGGCGCGAATTATCTGGTCATGGAATGGGTGGGCGAGTACATCGACAACCTGGATATGGAAGGGCGTTACACCCTGACCAACATGGCCATTGAGGCGGGCGGCAAGACGGGCATCGTGGCGGTGGACGACACCACCCGCGCCTACCTGCAAGAGCGCGGCATCAGCCCCGGCGACTACACCGAATACACCTCGGATGCAGACGCCAGATACCGCGTGGTTGTCGATGTGGATGCCTCCGCTGTGGAACCCACCGTGGCCTATCCGAACATTCCCAGCAACGGGCGCGTGGCTGGCAGCGACAAGATTGCCGTCACCCACGCCTATGTTGGCAGTTGTACCAACGGGCGTATCGGCGACCTGCGCGACGTGGCCCGCATCCTGAAGGGGCGCAAGGTGGCCGAGGGCGTGCAGATGATCGTGGTCCCCGCCACCCAACTGATCTGGAAGCAGGCGGCCAGCGAGGGCCTGCTGGAAATCTTCGTGGACGCCGGGGCCAGCGTGAGTTATCCAAGCTGCGGCGCGTGCCTGGGCATGCACAGCGGCGTGCTGGGGCCGGACGACGTGTGCATTTCCAGCACCAACCGCAACTTCGTGGGGCGCATGGGCGATCCCACGGCGGCCATCTATCTGGCCTCGCCCGCAACGGTCGCAGCCAGCGCAGTCAGCGGCTTTATCTCTGATCCACGCGAGTACAACGACAGCATTGAAGCGGCAGACTGA
- a CDS encoding AAC(3) family N-acetyltransferase, with protein MLNLLRKPAVHAAELDEGLAALGLDGTQHLIVHASLKSFGTLDGGPRTLVDTLWRRTATLVAPAFSYNTLLNRPSSVAHTKFHRDTRVSRDIGRVSQELVERRDALRSFHPTLSFVALGDEAARITAAQLLNSPYQPIGALYDLNGYALLIGVDFGSNTSVHYGEYLAGIPMLTRYVPLDGQVLPTAFPNCSADFDNLLPEMEFKFRSARVGPSTLRLYRVRDLVDSTVRLLQRDPEALLCQYKGCRCQEVRQTVRRDGLKPRLHVGL; from the coding sequence GTGCTGAATCTGCTGCGGAAGCCCGCTGTCCATGCCGCCGAACTCGATGAGGGTCTGGCCGCGCTGGGACTGGACGGCACGCAGCACCTGATCGTCCACGCCAGCCTGAAGTCCTTTGGCACGCTGGACGGCGGCCCCCGGACATTGGTGGATACGCTGTGGCGGCGCACGGCCACGCTGGTGGCCCCAGCCTTCAGCTATAACACGCTGCTCAACCGGCCCAGCAGCGTGGCTCACACCAAATTCCACCGCGACACCCGCGTCAGCCGCGACATCGGGCGGGTGTCGCAGGAACTGGTGGAGCGGCGCGACGCCCTGCGCTCGTTTCACCCCACCCTCAGCTTCGTGGCGCTGGGAGACGAGGCGGCGCGGATCACGGCGGCCCAGTTGCTGAACAGCCCGTACCAGCCCATCGGGGCGCTGTATGACCTGAACGGCTACGCGCTGCTGATCGGTGTGGATTTCGGCAGCAACACCAGCGTCCATTACGGTGAGTATCTGGCCGGAATCCCGATGCTGACGCGCTACGTGCCGCTGGACGGTCAGGTGTTGCCCACCGCCTTTCCCAACTGCTCGGCGGATTTCGACAACCTGCTGCCGGAGATGGAGTTTAAGTTCCGCTCGGCGCGCGTCGGCCCGTCCACGCTGCGACTGTACCGCGTGCGCGATCTGGTAGACAGCACCGTGCGCCTGCTCCAGCGCGACCCCGAGGCATTGCTGTGTCAGTACAAGGGCTGCCGCTGTCAGGAAGTGCGTCAGACGGTGCGGCGTGACGGGCTGAAGCCCCGGCTGCATGTGGGGCTGTAA
- a CDS encoding DUF4180 domain-containing protein codes for MNPDEAPRIQTVRELGLSLRGLDDIHTLIGAAYGLDGLILTEADLSPEFLDLKTGLAGEAFQKFTNYRLRVALVLPDFTAHGERFAELAHEHSFHPLIRFVHNEEEAWAWLSS; via the coding sequence ATGAACCCAGATGAAGCCCCCAGAATTCAGACCGTCCGTGAATTGGGCCTCTCCCTGCGTGGTCTAGACGACATCCACACCCTGATCGGCGCGGCCTACGGTCTGGACGGCCTGATCCTGACTGAAGCGGACCTTTCGCCGGAGTTCCTCGATCTGAAGACCGGGCTGGCGGGCGAGGCGTTCCAGAAGTTCACCAATTACCGCCTGCGCGTGGCGCTGGTGCTGCCGGATTTCACGGCGCACGGCGAACGTTTTGCGGAACTGGCCCACGAACATTCATTCCACCCGCTGATCCGTTTTGTTCATAACGAGGAGGAGGCGTGGGCGTGGCTCAGTTCCTGA
- a CDS encoding DinB family protein, with product MTSSDHIPDNRSERAQLAFARLLPKLFRGGQAFVGVEASLSGLDAKTAARVPDGLPHSVLGLLAHVNWWNRWMLDTIEMGQAQPYPTHAADTWPEVEADDWGRVKNEFYELLARVDAHASRPDLANPVNHEETIGELLADFALHTAHHFGQIVTVRQLLGAWPPPGGGDSW from the coding sequence ATGACCTCTTCTGACCACATTCCCGACAACCGCAGCGAACGCGCCCAACTGGCCTTTGCCCGCCTGCTGCCCAAACTGTTCCGGGGCGGGCAGGCGTTCGTGGGGGTGGAGGCCAGCCTGAGTGGCCTGGATGCAAAGACGGCGGCTCGTGTGCCGGACGGACTGCCGCACAGCGTGCTGGGGCTGCTGGCGCATGTGAACTGGTGGAACCGCTGGATGCTGGACACCATCGAGATGGGACAGGCCCAGCCCTACCCCACCCACGCCGCCGACACCTGGCCGGAAGTGGAAGCCGACGACTGGGGGCGCGTGAAGAACGAGTTCTACGAGTTGCTGGCCCGCGTGGACGCGCACGCTTCAAGGCCCGATCTGGCCAACCCGGTCAACCACGAGGAAACGATTGGCGAGCTTCTGGCCGACTTCGCGCTGCACACCGCCCACCATTTTGGGCAGATCGTGACCGTGCGGCAGTTGCTGGGCGCGTGGCCCCCCCCCGGAGGAGGCGATAGCTGGTGA
- a CDS encoding DinB family protein: protein MSEAQTGGIFSKAVGNLYLGGPANVSWEHALEGLEAGDATRVPEHLPHSAAQLVAHVQFWQAHLLDTLAGKQPATPEHAAGGWPTPGDWETLRVTFLRDAATLRAHARDSELCAALNREGVPHAALLTTYAGHSVYHLGQVVAVRQALGLWPPPGGGDTW, encoded by the coding sequence GTGAGCGAGGCTCAGACGGGCGGAATCTTCAGCAAGGCAGTGGGCAATCTGTATCTGGGCGGCCCGGCCAACGTGTCCTGGGAACACGCGCTGGAAGGGCTGGAGGCAGGGGACGCCACGCGCGTTCCTGAGCATCTGCCCCACAGCGCCGCGCAACTGGTGGCGCACGTCCAGTTCTGGCAGGCGCATCTGCTGGACACGCTGGCCGGGAAGCAACCCGCCACGCCCGAACACGCCGCCGGGGGCTGGCCCACGCCGGGCGACTGGGAAACCCTGCGGGTCACCTTCCTGCGAGACGCCGCAACATTGCGTGCCCACGCCCGCGATTCCGAACTCTGCGCCGCCCTGAACCGCGAGGGCGTGCCCCACGCCGCCCTGCTGACCACCTACGCTGGACACAGCGTCTACCATCTGGGGCAGGTGGTGGCCGTCCGGCAGGCGCTGGGGCTGTGGCCGCCGCCGGGTGGGGGCGATACGTGGTGA
- a CDS encoding dUTP diphosphatase (catalyzes the formation of dUMP from dUTP) → MTQQNSRERGFEVVSDAHRTHPNTEIHLPSRGSRHSAGYDLHTPTGFTLPPAATAIVVTDLKVYMQPDEVLSVYPRSSVGLRGVMLTNTVGIVDADYYANAANDGNIRLSLHNIGPETFTAGAGDRIAQAIFTKYLLADGDDFAAGPERQGGHGHTGR, encoded by the coding sequence GTGACGCAGCAGAACAGCAGAGAGCGCGGCTTCGAGGTGGTGTCTGACGCACACCGCACACACCCAAATACCGAGATTCACCTGCCCAGCCGGGGTTCACGTCACTCTGCCGGATACGATCTGCATACGCCGACGGGCTTCACGCTCCCGCCTGCGGCCACTGCCATTGTCGTCACCGATCTCAAGGTCTATATGCAGCCAGACGAGGTTCTGTCGGTCTACCCGCGCTCGTCCGTGGGCCTGCGCGGGGTGATGCTCACGAACACGGTGGGCATCGTGGACGCCGACTATTACGCCAATGCTGCCAACGACGGCAACATCCGCCTCTCGCTACACAACATCGGCCCGGAGACATTCACGGCGGGGGCGGGAGACCGCATCGCGCAGGCCATCTTCACGAAGTACCTGCTAGCCGATGGCGACGACTTCGCGGCTGGCCCCGAACGTCAGGGCGGGCACGGCCACACCGGACGCTGA
- a CDS encoding aspartate aminotransferase family protein, which translates to MSNVFYRSRKPYPVASHAEGVYIFDDSGKRYLDGSSGALVANIGHGRAAVADAMAAQARRLAFVHGSQFSSDVLEEYASRLAVFLGLPDFRFWAVSGGSEATESAIKLARQYHAERGETGRYRIVTRRPSYHGASLGALAASGMGARRELYTPLMNEAAWPKLAKPDPELSGEQDAERLRILLEELGPDTVAAFMCEPVVGASDAALAPNTGYHARIVEICREYGVLFIADEVMCGMGRCGTPLAVRLGGEVTPDIVVLGKGLAAGYAPLAGLMASPSVHDTVMNGSGAFKHGFTYAGHPISVAAGLSVLDIVEDEQLVEAANERGAQLLGGLQALKAKYPQVLEARGHGLLLGLVLGDPTTGQAFETPGLADRVATAARARGLITYPGSGAVDGVRGDHLLLGPPLSITAAEVEEMLAGLDGALADTRG; encoded by the coding sequence ATGTCCAACGTCTTCTACCGCTCGCGCAAACCCTACCCTGTCGCCAGCCATGCGGAGGGCGTCTACATCTTCGACGACAGCGGAAAGCGCTATCTGGACGGCAGTTCCGGCGCGCTGGTCGCCAACATCGGGCATGGGCGGGCGGCGGTGGCAGACGCGATGGCGGCGCAGGCGCGGCGGCTGGCCTTTGTCCACGGTTCGCAGTTTTCAAGCGATGTGCTGGAGGAGTACGCCTCCCGCCTCGCCGTCTTTCTGGGGCTGCCCGATTTCCGCTTCTGGGCCGTCTCCGGCGGTTCGGAGGCCACCGAGAGCGCCATTAAACTGGCCCGCCAATACCACGCCGAGCGGGGTGAGACGGGGCGCTACCGCATCGTCACGCGCAGGCCCAGTTACCACGGCGCGTCGCTGGGGGCGCTGGCGGCGTCCGGCATGGGCGCGCGGCGCGAGCTGTACACGCCGCTGATGAACGAGGCCGCGTGGCCCAAACTCGCCAAGCCTGACCCGGAACTGTCCGGCGAACAGGATGCCGAACGCTTGCGGATACTACTGGAAGAACTGGGACCAGACACGGTGGCCGCCTTCATGTGCGAGCCAGTGGTGGGCGCTTCGGACGCAGCACTGGCCCCGAATACGGGCTATCACGCACGAATTGTCGAAATCTGCCGAGAATACGGCGTGCTGTTCATTGCCGACGAGGTCATGTGCGGCATGGGCCGCTGCGGAACGCCGCTGGCCGTGCGGCTGGGCGGAGAGGTGACACCCGACATCGTGGTGCTGGGCAAGGGGCTGGCCGCCGGATACGCCCCCCTGGCCGGATTAATGGCCAGCCCCAGCGTCCACGACACTGTGATGAACGGCTCCGGGGCCTTCAAACACGGCTTTACCTACGCGGGCCACCCGATCAGCGTGGCGGCGGGCCTGAGCGTGCTGGACATCGTCGAGGATGAACAGCTTGTGGAAGCGGCAAACGAACGGGGCGCTCAGCTTCTTGGAGGTTTACAGGCGTTGAAGGCGAAATACCCGCAGGTTTTAGAGGCGCGCGGTCACGGGCTGCTGCTGGGACTGGTCCTGGGCGATCCCACAACCGGACAGGCGTTCGAGACTCCGGGGCTGGCGGACCGGGTGGCAACGGCGGCGCGGGCACGCGGCCTGATCACCTACCCCGGCTCCGGCGCGGTGGACGGCGTGCGTGGCGATCACCTGCTGCTGGGGCCACCGCTGAGCATCACGGCGGCGGAGGTGGAGGAAATGCTGGCGGGTCTGGACGGGGCCTTGGCAGACACGCGGGGCTGA
- a CDS encoding WecB/TagA/CpsF family glycosyltransferase: protein MSSPAPRPRLWLFGLPLDVIDLQGTLTLLGGWLADPARAPHTVVTLNPEIIVQSRSHPEFAQAVQDADLVTADGVGIVYAAKQLHSQEVPRAPGFDIVTGLMEEHGAELRVFFLGAKPGVAEAAAQNAARDYGVTVAGIHHGYFGPEDDERVARLVGESGANLLLTAMGAGRQEVFNQQWRGVLGVPVMIGCGGVIDVLAGTAVLAPAWTRKLGVEWVWRVAGDRKRWNRAPRLLNFVRLVGAEKRRKR from the coding sequence ATGTCCTCTCCTGCCCCCCGCCCGCGCCTGTGGCTGTTTGGTCTGCCGCTGGACGTGATTGATCTGCAAGGCACGCTGACGCTGCTGGGCGGCTGGCTGGCGGACCCGGCCCGCGCGCCGCACACCGTCGTCACCCTGAACCCGGAAATTATCGTGCAGTCGCGCAGTCATCCTGAATTTGCCCAGGCCGTTCAGGACGCCGATCTGGTCACGGCGGACGGCGTGGGCATTGTGTACGCGGCCAAACAGCTTCACAGTCAGGAGGTGCCGCGCGCCCCGGGCTTCGATATCGTCACGGGCCTGATGGAAGAACACGGCGCGGAATTGCGAGTGTTCTTCCTGGGCGCAAAACCCGGTGTGGCCGAGGCCGCCGCGCAGAACGCAGCCCGCGATTACGGCGTCACGGTGGCTGGAATCCACCACGGCTACTTCGGCCCGGAGGACGACGAGCGGGTGGCCCGGCTGGTGGGCGAAAGCGGCGCGAATCTGCTGCTGACCGCGATGGGCGCGGGACGGCAGGAGGTCTTTAACCAGCAGTGGCGCGGCGTGCTGGGCGTCCCAGTGATGATCGGCTGCGGCGGCGTGATTGACGTGCTGGCCGGAACAGCGGTGCTGGCCCCCGCCTGGACCCGCAAACTGGGCGTGGAATGGGTCTGGCGCGTCGCCGGGGACCGCAAGCGTTGGAACCGTGCGCCCCGATTGCTGAATTTTGTGCGTCTGGTGGGGGCGGAGAAGCGGCGGAAACGGTAG
- a CDS encoding Crp/Fnr family transcriptional regulator gives MLPGAFGTLPETAQAQVMAAGRVGRWARAGLLFHPEDAAETLFVILRGAVRLYRLGSGAREVTLDVHGPGALLGVSALTPGESYNVYGEAMDDVEALMLGQDALHRLTGAQPPVGVALTEQITRQTRGVQERLSGLVFLEVSQRLALALLNLAEREGGWPEEGPIALKDRVSHQDLAYVVGSTRETITKLLGDFRTRGLLDLGYRRIILTDKGGLQRASRESLR, from the coding sequence ATGTTGCCCGGAGCATTTGGAACCCTGCCTGAGACGGCGCAGGCACAGGTCATGGCGGCGGGGCGGGTGGGGCGCTGGGCGCGGGCCGGGCTGCTGTTTCACCCGGAAGACGCCGCCGAGACGCTGTTTGTGATCCTGCGCGGCGCGGTGCGGCTGTACCGCCTGGGGTCCGGGGCGCGCGAGGTCACGCTGGACGTGCATGGCCCCGGCGCGCTGCTGGGTGTCTCGGCCCTGACCCCCGGCGAGAGCTACAACGTCTACGGCGAGGCGATGGACGACGTGGAGGCCCTGATGCTGGGCCAGGACGCCCTGCACCGCCTGACGGGCGCGCAGCCTCCCGTGGGCGTGGCCCTGACCGAGCAGATCACCCGCCAGACGCGGGGCGTGCAGGAACGTCTGTCCGGGCTGGTCTTTTTAGAGGTCTCGCAGCGGCTGGCGCTGGCGCTGCTGAATCTGGCCGAACGCGAGGGCGGCTGGCCGGAGGAAGGGCCAATTGCCCTGAAAGACCGCGTTTCGCACCAGGACCTGGCCTATGTGGTGGGCAGCACGCGTGAGACGATTACCAAGCTGCTGGGAGACTTCCGCACGCGTGGGCTGCTGGACCTGGGCTACCGCCGTATTATCCTGACCGACAAGGGAGGTCTGCAAAGGGCTTCGCGGGAATCGCTGCGCTAG
- the bshC gene encoding bacillithiol biosynthesis cysteine-adding enzyme BshC — translation MARNIAAEYRAGGLEEFFRLPVDAMKQAQVEVRPDIDRGALAEALRQYHQGLGTLDRTVEEALSRLAHPASRVVVTGQQAGALTGPAYSVHKGADAALLARSLNTEDVPVVAVYWVASQDHDAAEVASTSLLDMAEVLHHLTLDVPEGVPVGRVPWQQEWTAQALALLDAFDAPLEYIAAVRARLVRAVEAGGSYADVFARLIHGLLSPAGLVVLDPLHPTIARLMAPTLARELQNPLASSKAIENAAARLTAQGFVPQLRRAAGATNLFIEEEGGQRRLLKLDGQTFSTESREYTRTELLAVLEADPSRITPAAGLRPAVQDALLPTLAFVVGPGEIAYGAQLREVYELHGLKQPLLWPRLTVTWLEPNVARLLRRLGATAAEVQADPEGVLGRALARERGAAAVTSEKLAEIDAQLRAVMDEIAALDPTLVGAAERTRSRVIGRVGRLQTQAVRALARQENDRSGQLTRLKAHLLPNGTPQEREMNFLTYLLKHGEKPLELLLALEPGWRGEIEIP, via the coding sequence ATGGCGCGGAATATAGCGGCGGAATACAGGGCCGGAGGGCTGGAAGAGTTCTTCCGCCTGCCGGTGGACGCAATGAAACAGGCTCAGGTCGAGGTCAGGCCAGATATTGACCGGGGGGCGCTGGCAGAGGCTTTGCGCCAGTATCACCAGGGTCTGGGAACGCTGGACAGGACTGTGGAGGAGGCGCTGTCACGGCTGGCCCACCCTGCCTCCAGAGTCGTCGTGACCGGGCAGCAGGCGGGGGCACTGACCGGCCCGGCCTACAGCGTCCATAAGGGCGCAGACGCCGCGCTGCTGGCCCGCAGCCTGAACACCGAAGATGTCCCGGTGGTGGCCGTGTACTGGGTGGCCAGCCAGGACCACGACGCGGCAGAGGTGGCCAGCACCAGTCTTCTGGACATGGCAGAAGTGCTGCACCACCTGACCCTGGACGTGCCCGAAGGTGTGCCGGTGGGCCGCGTGCCGTGGCAGCAGGAATGGACCGCTCAGGCGCTGGCCCTGCTGGACGCTTTCGATGCGCCGCTCGAATACATCGCCGCCGTGCGGGCGCGGCTGGTACGGGCGGTAGAGGCGGGCGGCAGTTACGCCGATGTCTTTGCCCGCCTGATTCACGGTCTGCTCTCCCCTGCCGGATTAGTCGTTCTGGACCCCCTGCACCCCACGATAGCCCGGTTGATGGCCCCCACCCTGGCGCGTGAATTACAGAACCCGCTGGCCTCCTCGAAAGCTATTGAGAACGCTGCGGCGCGACTGACGGCACAGGGCTTCGTGCCGCAACTGCGCCGCGCGGCAGGAGCGACAAACCTGTTTATCGAGGAAGAGGGTGGCCAGCGGCGACTCCTGAAACTGGACGGACAGACCTTCAGCACCGAGAGCCGCGAGTACACCCGCACCGAATTGCTGGCTGTGCTGGAGGCCGATCCCAGCCGGATCACTCCAGCGGCGGGCCTGCGCCCGGCAGTGCAGGACGCGCTGCTACCCACGCTGGCCTTCGTGGTGGGACCGGGGGAAATCGCGTATGGAGCGCAACTGCGGGAAGTCTACGAACTACACGGCCTGAAGCAGCCGTTGCTGTGGCCGCGCCTGACCGTGACGTGGCTGGAGCCGAACGTGGCCCGTCTACTGAGGCGACTGGGCGCAACCGCCGCCGAGGTTCAGGCCGATCCCGAAGGCGTCCTGGGCCGCGCCCTGGCCCGTGAACGCGGCGCGGCGGCGGTCACATCCGAGAAACTGGCGGAGATAGACGCCCAGCTCCGCGCCGTGATGGACGAAATTGCCGCCCTTGATCCCACTCTCGTCGGCGCGGCAGAGCGCACCCGCTCCCGCGTGATCGGGCGGGTGGGCCGCCTCCAGACCCAAGCGGTGCGCGCCCTGGCACGTCAGGAAAATGACCGCAGCGGGCAACTCACCCGGCTCAAGGCACACCTGCTACCGAACGGCACACCC